The following proteins are co-located in the Leptospira limi genome:
- a CDS encoding carbon-nitrogen hydrolase family protein translates to MNFKAAVVQVTSTARVSNNLTKCRQLVEGAAKAGAKVIGLPENFSFMGSESEKQNLLGQIEEETFSFLKETAMDLGIYLLGGGFPTKAPTGKVFNTAVIVNPKGEEVFRYHKAHLFDAVVGDGFSYKESNHTEAGEKVPEVIHTEYGNISSAICYDLRFPELFRALSKQGVDLCFLPAAFTVPTGEAHWHVLLRARAIENLMYVLAPGQTGTHDPHGKRKTFGHSLIISPWGEILAELDSEEGFAIAEIEMDRLSEIRSTLPSLHHRRFGI, encoded by the coding sequence ATGAATTTTAAAGCCGCCGTTGTGCAAGTCACAAGTACCGCAAGAGTCTCAAATAACCTAACCAAGTGTAGGCAACTTGTGGAAGGTGCTGCTAAGGCCGGCGCCAAAGTCATTGGCCTACCTGAAAATTTTTCGTTTATGGGAAGTGAATCCGAAAAACAAAACCTACTTGGTCAAATTGAAGAAGAAACCTTTTCCTTTTTAAAAGAAACGGCGATGGACCTTGGGATTTATCTTTTGGGAGGAGGATTCCCCACAAAAGCACCTACGGGAAAAGTGTTCAACACGGCTGTCATTGTAAATCCCAAAGGTGAGGAAGTGTTCCGTTACCACAAAGCCCATTTATTTGATGCGGTTGTGGGAGATGGATTCTCATACAAAGAATCCAATCACACCGAAGCGGGAGAAAAGGTCCCTGAAGTGATCCACACCGAATACGGAAATATCTCCTCTGCCATTTGTTACGACCTAAGATTCCCCGAACTTTTCCGTGCCTTATCCAAACAAGGTGTCGATTTGTGTTTTTTACCTGCTGCATTTACAGTGCCAACAGGAGAAGCCCATTGGCATGTTCTCCTCCGAGCAAGGGCGATTGAAAATTTAATGTATGTTCTCGCACCTGGCCAGACAGGAACACATGATCCTCATGGCAAACGTAAGACTTTTGGCCATTCACTCATCATCTCTCCGTGGGGAGAAATTTTGGCAGAGCTCGATTCCGAAGAAGGGTTTGCCATCGCTGAGATCGAAATGGATCGATTGTCTGAGATCCGTTCTACTTTACCGAGTTTGCACCACCGAAGGTTTGGAATTTAG
- a CDS encoding alpha/beta fold hydrolase, which translates to MSERQTYNWKNHRLTYVRHKSLNPKSKETIVLVGGWCSAAGYWGLNIPFFRQLGDVIELDLVGHYPAEIFDQKKGLTLQDFLETQAQGIWASAGEKDITLVGHSTGGMAVLAIASLFPQRIKQVIAIAPYVHGPVPGILKIGVMGLRANLGTFFDLGFKIGKSLPKALQIGFSYGVYDSSAFHAREDIKQFLKEYNPQFECLNPRQILMILEMLDRTDIRPIVFGNQVPTLIMRGEEDPIIPGKDVMELERTTPHVKAVLFSECGHFVHMEKQKAAEKVMKDFLLMKKSSSTRKSFF; encoded by the coding sequence ATGTCAGAAAGACAAACATATAATTGGAAAAACCACAGACTAACATACGTTCGGCATAAATCCCTGAATCCAAAATCCAAGGAAACCATTGTTCTCGTTGGAGGATGGTGTTCTGCTGCAGGGTATTGGGGACTCAATATTCCATTTTTTCGCCAATTGGGCGATGTCATCGAACTTGACTTAGTTGGTCATTATCCAGCCGAAATTTTTGACCAAAAAAAAGGCCTTACCCTCCAGGATTTTTTAGAAACTCAAGCACAAGGGATTTGGGCATCAGCCGGGGAAAAAGACATCACACTCGTTGGCCACTCCACAGGTGGAATGGCAGTCCTTGCCATTGCATCTCTTTTCCCACAACGCATCAAACAAGTGATCGCAATCGCCCCCTATGTGCACGGACCAGTCCCTGGGATCTTAAAAATTGGAGTGATGGGGTTACGTGCTAATTTAGGAACGTTTTTTGACCTAGGATTTAAAATTGGGAAATCATTACCCAAAGCCCTACAGATAGGTTTTTCCTATGGAGTGTATGATTCAAGTGCGTTCCATGCAAGAGAAGACATCAAACAATTCTTAAAAGAATACAACCCACAATTCGAATGTTTGAACCCAAGGCAAATCCTCATGATCCTTGAGATGCTCGACCGAACAGATATTCGACCTATTGTGTTTGGAAACCAAGTACCAACACTCATCATGCGAGGGGAAGAAGATCCCATCATTCCTGGTAAGGATGTGATGGAATTAGAAAGAACAACACCTCATGTAAAAGCGGTATTGTTTTCGGAATGCGGACACTTTGTACACATGGAAAAACAAAAAGCAGCTGAGAAAGTGATGAAAGACTTTCTTTTGATGAAAAAATCTTCTTCGACAAGAAAGTCTTTTTTCTAA
- a CDS encoding SpoIIE family protein phosphatase: MPTKLLTLSLISDITSRINSQEDLNTLLSEIMGITRDVLHTEGSSLLLYDKENDQLVFNTTSGLKEESLAHLTVPRGKGIAGMVLETLKPEIVNDAANDPRIFKAIDQKVGYVTRNLICVPMVAQGEVQGVLEAVNSLDNRDFTQTDIKILRYLSNLAAIAVKNRLLIDNLNLRANELNCLFQISQALANIQSSDEFMDLAVKTISDVLQVDRVCLNFEKIEKRGLPRSKSKGFSDQIQDEDVVGLLFNDKSDWMFKGFKVITANSPQGMQLTHKGLFQHSMILLPILKNKEWLGSLVVSDKTSRTRFDEMDIRILRTLTNQVGEAYTALQVKIQSERLKNIDRDMQVAAMIQKHSLPIIPKQYSLLEFDTYYQASREIGGDFYDMVVHGKDEVSVIIADVSGKGTPAALFMEFSKTVLQQEVSKTTSTSEALFNANQILQDKSGFLMFVTAMLVRINMTKKELTYSSAGHNLQIIYRKKHHKIQHLSGKGQPMGIGKCEFSEHTVSYLPGDLLVLYTDGVTEAMNTKEELFSEERLESVILSHINDPPEVIRQAILQKVSEFVGEAEPHDDLSLFIIRLN; the protein is encoded by the coding sequence ATGCCTACGAAACTTTTAACATTAAGTCTGATTTCAGATATAACGAGTCGAATCAATTCACAAGAAGATCTAAACACCCTTCTCAGTGAAATTATGGGGATCACTCGTGATGTGTTACATACGGAAGGATCCTCCCTACTCCTCTACGATAAAGAAAATGACCAACTTGTGTTTAATACAACAAGTGGTTTAAAAGAAGAATCTCTTGCCCACCTAACAGTCCCCAGGGGTAAGGGAATTGCAGGCATGGTGCTTGAAACATTAAAACCAGAAATCGTAAACGATGCAGCAAACGACCCTAGAATCTTCAAAGCGATTGACCAAAAAGTTGGGTATGTCACTCGTAATTTAATTTGTGTGCCAATGGTTGCACAAGGAGAAGTACAAGGTGTACTTGAAGCAGTGAACTCCCTAGACAACCGTGACTTCACCCAAACCGATATCAAAATCCTACGTTACCTTTCGAACTTAGCAGCCATAGCTGTCAAAAACCGTCTTCTCATTGATAACTTAAATTTAAGAGCTAACGAACTCAATTGCCTCTTCCAAATTTCACAAGCACTTGCCAATATCCAAAGTTCAGATGAATTTATGGACCTCGCCGTCAAAACCATCTCCGATGTTTTACAAGTGGACAGAGTTTGCCTCAACTTTGAAAAGATTGAGAAACGAGGATTACCACGATCCAAATCCAAAGGATTTTCCGACCAAATCCAAGACGAAGATGTAGTAGGACTTCTCTTCAACGATAAATCAGATTGGATGTTCAAAGGGTTTAAGGTCATTACCGCCAATTCACCACAAGGGATGCAACTCACTCATAAGGGACTCTTCCAACACAGTATGATTTTACTTCCCATTCTAAAGAACAAAGAATGGTTAGGTTCTCTTGTTGTTTCGGACAAAACATCTCGTACACGTTTTGATGAAATGGACATTCGAATCCTGCGTACTCTGACAAACCAAGTCGGTGAAGCTTACACTGCATTACAAGTGAAGATCCAAAGTGAACGTTTAAAAAACATTGATCGTGACATGCAAGTCGCAGCCATGATCCAAAAACACTCACTCCCTATCATTCCCAAACAATACTCTCTCCTTGAATTTGATACTTACTACCAAGCATCTCGTGAAATTGGTGGAGACTTTTATGATATGGTGGTCCATGGAAAAGACGAAGTGTCTGTCATCATCGCCGATGTTTCTGGGAAAGGAACTCCTGCCGCACTGTTTATGGAATTTTCCAAAACCGTATTACAACAAGAAGTTTCGAAAACCACTTCGACAAGTGAAGCTCTCTTTAACGCGAACCAAATCCTACAAGATAAATCTGGCTTTCTAATGTTTGTTACAGCGATGCTTGTTCGTATCAATATGACAAAAAAAGAATTAACCTATTCCTCTGCTGGTCATAATTTACAAATCATCTATCGCAAAAAACACCATAAGATCCAACACTTATCGGGCAAAGGACAACCAATGGGAATTGGCAAATGTGAATTCTCTGAACATACTGTCAGTTATTTGCCAGGTGATTTACTTGTGCTTTACACGGATGGAGTGACGGAAGCGATGAATACGAAAGAAGAACTTTTTTCAGAAGAAAGGCTTGAGTCTGTGATTCTATCTCATATCAACGATCCACCAGAAGTGATTCGGCAAGCAATCTTACAAAAAGTAAGTGAATTTGTGGGAGAAGCGGAACCACATGATGACCTTTCTCTCTTTATCATCCGTCTAAACTAA
- the rpmG gene encoding 50S ribosomal protein L33, with protein MREIIKLTCVPCAIPGRSNYFQTKNKKTKSEKLVTKKYCKFCKAHTDHKESKV; from the coding sequence ATGAGAGAAATCATAAAACTAACCTGTGTCCCATGTGCGATACCTGGGCGGTCAAATTACTTCCAGACTAAAAACAAAAAGACAAAGTCGGAAAAACTTGTGACAAAAAAATATTGCAAATTTTGCAAAGCACACACGGATCACAAGGAATCCAAAGTCTAA
- a CDS encoding bile acid:sodium symporter family protein: MLTSLSKQIVNAFPLVLLGIAGIGFLEPEKISWFKGPWITYSLGLIMLGMGLSLEVDDFLRIFKQPKPILIGTILQYTIMPLLGYYLGFWFHLPEAYAVGLILVSCCPGGTASNVITFLAKANVPLSVTLTSVSTILGIVFTPMLVAFFIGSRLEIDRLGLVLTTFQVILLPVGLGLFLKSFFPKATEKTKDIFPVLSVLLIAMIVASIIASGKETIITSDYRIFLAVICLHLGGFGLGGFFAWILTRDPKISQTISIEVGMQNSGLGAVLAKTHFADPNTAIPSALSSLTHSLLGSLFASYFRKELKKPAIVD; the protein is encoded by the coding sequence GTGTTAACAAGTCTCTCAAAACAAATCGTAAATGCATTTCCCCTTGTTTTACTTGGAATTGCAGGGATAGGGTTTCTGGAACCAGAAAAAATTTCTTGGTTTAAGGGGCCTTGGATCACTTACAGTTTAGGCCTCATTATGCTTGGGATGGGATTATCATTAGAAGTGGATGATTTTCTTAGGATTTTCAAACAACCCAAACCAATTCTAATCGGAACTATCTTGCAGTATACCATCATGCCTTTGTTAGGTTATTATCTTGGTTTTTGGTTTCACTTACCTGAAGCCTATGCAGTAGGACTGATTCTTGTATCGTGTTGCCCTGGTGGAACTGCATCCAATGTCATTACTTTTCTGGCAAAGGCCAATGTTCCACTCAGTGTCACTCTGACTTCTGTTTCGACGATCCTTGGTATCGTATTCACTCCCATGTTAGTTGCATTTTTTATTGGCAGTCGTTTGGAAATTGACCGCTTGGGACTTGTTCTCACCACCTTCCAAGTGATCCTTTTACCTGTTGGACTTGGGCTTTTTCTCAAATCTTTTTTCCCAAAAGCTACAGAGAAAACAAAAGATATTTTTCCCGTACTATCTGTACTCCTCATTGCGATGATTGTTGCTTCCATCATTGCCAGTGGGAAAGAGACCATCATTACTTCAGACTACCGAATTTTTTTAGCAGTGATTTGTTTGCATTTAGGTGGCTTTGGACTCGGGGGATTCTTTGCTTGGATCCTAACTCGGGATCCCAAAATTTCCCAAACCATTTCCATAGAAGTGGGAATGCAAAATTCTGGGCTTGGGGCGGTCCTTGCCAAGACCCATTTTGCCGATCCAAACACGGCAATTCCTAGTGCACTTTCGAGTCTCACGCATTCTTTACTCGGAAGCCTCTTCGCTAGCTATTTTCGGAAGGAATTGAAAAAACCTGCTATTGTCGATTGA
- the argB gene encoding acetylglutamate kinase has protein sequence MDHQSEKINHILEALPYLIKYSGKTIVIKYGGAAMVEEELKASFAEDIVLLKYLGINPVVVHGGGPEINSLIKSLNLNTQFIRGHRVTDEATMEVVEMVLTGKVNKQIVSLIQEKGGKPVGLSGKDGGLAIAEKYLMEVEGEDGKTQKVDLGLVGEITSVDPNIILTLQREGFIPIISPVAMSKEGQTLNINADTMAGAIAQALHADKLILLTDTPGILIDGQLVTGLKKVDIHTYIKTGQISGGMIPKVECCLGAIDSGVKRAHIIDGRVPHSVLIEILTNQGIGSLIEQG, from the coding sequence ATGGACCACCAATCAGAAAAAATCAATCATATCTTAGAAGCACTTCCTTATTTGATCAAATATTCTGGAAAAACCATCGTCATCAAATATGGTGGGGCTGCCATGGTGGAGGAAGAACTCAAAGCTTCCTTTGCAGAAGACATTGTTTTACTCAAGTACTTAGGCATCAATCCTGTGGTGGTTCACGGTGGTGGCCCTGAAATCAATTCTCTCATCAAATCATTAAATCTCAACACACAATTCATTCGAGGCCATCGTGTGACAGATGAGGCCACGATGGAAGTGGTAGAAATGGTTCTCACAGGAAAAGTAAACAAACAAATTGTTTCCCTCATCCAAGAAAAGGGAGGGAAACCTGTTGGTCTTTCGGGAAAGGACGGAGGTCTTGCCATTGCCGAAAAATATTTGATGGAAGTCGAGGGGGAAGATGGGAAAACCCAAAAAGTTGACCTAGGTCTTGTGGGAGAAATCACTTCTGTTGACCCAAATATTATCCTCACCTTACAACGAGAAGGTTTTATTCCGATCATATCCCCAGTAGCCATGTCAAAAGAAGGCCAAACTCTCAATATCAATGCCGACACCATGGCAGGAGCAATTGCACAGGCACTCCATGCAGACAAACTCATTTTACTCACAGACACACCTGGTATTTTGATTGATGGCCAATTGGTAACAGGACTCAAAAAAGTCGACATTCATACTTACATAAAAACTGGACAGATCTCTGGTGGCATGATACCAAAAGTAGAGTGTTGTTTGGGTGCGATTGATTCTGGAGTCAAACGAGCCCACATTATCGATGGTCGAGTGCCTCATTCCGTCTTAATTGAAATTTTGACTAACCAGGGGATAGGAAGTTTGATCGAACAAGGATAG
- the alr gene encoding alanine racemase, which produces MQSSRIYLSRSAFSHNIALFRKLIGSKTKFTAIIKSNAYGHGLLATASIALDAGADYLGVNSLEEAVSIRRVFAKATILIMGSIPNLKERQAELADENYWVMVSRVEEMEILAKLSPTPKIHLKVDTGMSRLGIPFQNAEVLAKEIAEKKLPLSGIATHFASTEDFTEHSYSMLQLGRFQDTIDTFAKHGFIDLICHCASSASAMLFSEARMDLVRVGISLYGLWPSLETKLSLSLMKKDVGMLKPALSWKTQIQHIQNLNPGTFVGYGSTFKTTHETRLAVVPVGYYEGLDRKLSNHGYMLIRGERAKILGRICMNMSMLDITHISDAKIGDDVVILGKSGNEVISADDHATWTGTINYEVVTKILGSFPRIIED; this is translated from the coding sequence GTGCAATCTTCTCGGATTTACCTCTCTCGTTCCGCTTTTAGCCATAACATTGCTCTTTTTCGCAAACTTATTGGTTCCAAAACAAAATTCACTGCCATTATAAAATCCAATGCTTATGGACATGGGTTACTTGCTACCGCATCCATTGCCCTCGACGCAGGTGCCGATTATTTGGGTGTCAATTCACTTGAAGAAGCGGTATCCATTCGGCGTGTGTTTGCCAAAGCGACCATCCTTATCATGGGAAGTATTCCCAATTTAAAAGAAAGACAGGCGGAACTTGCAGACGAAAACTATTGGGTGATGGTTTCTCGTGTAGAAGAAATGGAAATTTTAGCAAAACTTTCCCCCACTCCCAAAATCCATTTGAAGGTTGATACTGGGATGAGTCGTTTGGGAATCCCCTTCCAGAATGCGGAAGTCCTCGCCAAAGAAATTGCAGAAAAAAAACTCCCCCTTTCAGGGATTGCTACCCATTTTGCGAGTACGGAAGATTTTACTGAACATAGTTATTCCATGTTACAACTAGGAAGGTTCCAAGATACTATCGATACATTCGCTAAACACGGGTTTATCGACCTCATTTGCCACTGCGCCTCTTCTGCATCAGCGATGTTATTTTCAGAAGCGCGTATGGACTTAGTACGAGTTGGAATTTCTCTTTATGGACTTTGGCCCAGTCTCGAAACCAAACTTTCACTTTCTCTTATGAAAAAAGATGTGGGGATGTTAAAACCGGCTCTCAGTTGGAAAACCCAAATCCAACACATCCAAAACCTAAACCCCGGAACTTTTGTTGGGTATGGATCCACATTCAAAACCACTCATGAAACAAGACTTGCTGTTGTACCTGTTGGGTACTATGAAGGTCTGGACAGAAAATTATCTAATCATGGTTATATGTTGATTCGTGGCGAACGAGCAAAAATTTTAGGTAGAATTTGTATGAATATGAGTATGCTTGACATCACTCATATTTCAGATGCGAAAATTGGAGACGATGTTGTGATTTTAGGTAAGTCAGGAAATGAGGTGATCTCTGCTGATGACCATGCCACATGGACTGGAACCATCAACTATGAAGTAGTCACAAAAATTTTGGGATCCTTCCCTCGTATCATTGAAGACTAG
- a CDS encoding TraR/DksA family transcriptional regulator: MPKPAAKSSAEKGVDKKFIEEVRELLQEKKESLLIKLNQWEDTSSPSGLKEMGDIADIASELNSEALTSVLTENEIETLREIELALEKIENGTYGICEGTKKKIPLARLKAIPWTRFTVEFAEQMAKSRNRAGGYRMDSLSAYPTTGMDVDSLD, encoded by the coding sequence ATGCCTAAACCAGCTGCAAAATCCTCCGCCGAGAAGGGAGTAGACAAGAAGTTCATCGAAGAGGTGCGTGAGCTCCTCCAAGAGAAAAAAGAATCTCTTCTCATCAAACTCAACCAGTGGGAAGATACAAGTTCTCCTTCTGGCCTTAAGGAAATGGGAGATATTGCAGACATCGCATCCGAACTCAACTCAGAAGCCCTCACTTCTGTTTTGACAGAAAACGAAATTGAGACTCTACGTGAGATCGAACTCGCTTTAGAGAAAATTGAAAACGGAACCTATGGCATTTGTGAAGGGACAAAGAAAAAAATCCCCCTTGCAAGACTCAAAGCCATCCCGTGGACAAGATTCACCGTAGAATTCGCGGAACAAATGGCAAAAAGTCGTAACCGTGCAGGTGGTTACCGAATGGATTCCCTTTCGGCTTACCCCACAACGGGAATGGATGTAGATTCTCTCGACTAG
- a CDS encoding aminotransferase class V-fold PLP-dependent enzyme, with amino-acid sequence MSESPSVFPPFPIFSNWKGISEYFPVQKESVWLNYCGTTPVSTYAIQMMNVYLEEYAKFGIFTPNFSEPYIKKEIRGYLSEILHCDPTEIGIVHNTSEGMNFYSHSIQIPKGKRILVLENEYPSNVYPWEHWQNKGVTLGFVKVGKTPNEFLENLKLELEKKDVFILSISPVHWCTGVVFDMETVSALCESFGTKLVIDGSQAVGHIPLNFSKIKVAFCAFAAWKWLLGPLGLGVIYISKEESKGFQLVFKGQASVVNDSNYFPYRDEWKPAAEQFEQSTINFNDWIYFFASLKMLSTLGFSRVQERIYEVAGMLKDMLHELGFTLESDVFPDVKTGILAITNHIDPKKFQPEAIQAHLKQHGIITAVRLGRLRMAPHIGIEEEHVNRVKTHLQSYLEK; translated from the coding sequence ATGTCTGAATCTCCATCTGTTTTCCCTCCCTTCCCAATATTTTCCAACTGGAAAGGCATTTCCGAGTATTTCCCCGTACAAAAAGAATCGGTTTGGTTGAACTATTGTGGTACCACCCCTGTATCGACTTATGCCATTCAAATGATGAATGTGTATCTAGAGGAATATGCAAAATTTGGAATCTTTACTCCCAATTTTTCGGAACCCTATATCAAAAAAGAAATTCGTGGGTATCTCTCAGAAATTTTACATTGTGATCCAACAGAGATTGGGATAGTACATAACACCAGTGAGGGGATGAATTTTTATTCTCATAGTATACAAATTCCAAAAGGGAAACGGATTTTGGTTTTGGAGAATGAATACCCAAGTAATGTGTATCCTTGGGAACATTGGCAAAATAAAGGTGTAACTTTAGGTTTTGTCAAAGTGGGGAAGACTCCCAATGAATTTTTAGAAAACCTAAAACTGGAACTAGAAAAAAAGGATGTTTTTATCCTTAGTATATCACCTGTTCATTGGTGTACGGGTGTAGTGTTTGATATGGAAACTGTTTCAGCATTATGTGAAAGTTTCGGGACCAAACTTGTGATTGATGGAAGCCAAGCAGTTGGTCATATCCCACTGAATTTTTCCAAAATCAAAGTGGCATTTTGTGCGTTTGCGGCTTGGAAATGGTTACTTGGTCCATTGGGTTTAGGTGTGATTTATATTTCAAAAGAAGAATCGAAAGGATTCCAATTGGTATTCAAAGGACAAGCAAGTGTTGTCAACGATTCCAATTATTTTCCATATCGAGACGAATGGAAACCCGCTGCCGAACAATTTGAACAGAGTACCATCAATTTTAACGATTGGATTTATTTTTTTGCTTCCCTCAAAATGTTGTCCACTCTTGGGTTCTCACGAGTCCAGGAAAGGATTTACGAAGTAGCAGGGATGTTAAAGGACATGTTACACGAGTTAGGTTTTACTCTGGAATCAGATGTTTTCCCCGACGTCAAAACAGGAATTTTAGCCATAACAAACCACATAGACCCTAAAAAATTCCAACCAGAAGCCATCCAGGCCCATCTCAAACAACATGGAATCATCACGGCAGTTCGCCTGGGTCGCCTCCGAATGGCACCTCATATTGGGATTGAAGAAGAACATGTAAACCGTGTGAAAACCCATTTACAATCGTATTTGGAAAAGTAG